In the genome of Ornithorhynchus anatinus isolate Pmale09 chromosome 9, mOrnAna1.pri.v4, whole genome shotgun sequence, one region contains:
- the TBR1 gene encoding T-box brain protein 1 isoform X1 has translation MQLEHCLSPSIMLSKKFLNVSSSYPHSGGSELVLHDHPIISTADNLERSSPLKKITRGMTNQSDTDNFPDSKDSPGDVQRSKLSPVLDGVSELRHSFDGSAADRYLLSQSSQPQSAATAPSTMFPYPGQHGPAHPAFSIGSPGRYMAHHPVITNGAYNSLLSNSSPQGYPAAGYPYPQQYGHSYQSAPFYQFSSSQPGLVPGKAQVYLCNRPLWLKFHRHQTEMIITKQGRRMFPFLSFNISGLDPTAHYNIFVDVILADPNHWRFQGGKWVPCGKADTNVQGNRVYMHPDSPNTGAHWMRQEISFGKLKLTNNKGASNNNGQMVVLQSLHKYQPRLHVVEVNEDGTEDTNQPGRVQTFTFPETQFIAVTAYQNTDITQLKIDHNPFAKGFRDNYDTIYTGCDMDRLTPSPNDSPRSQIVPGARYAMAGSFLQDQFVSNYAKARFHPGAGAGPGPGSDRSVPHTNGLLSPQQAEEPGGPAPQRWFVTPANNRLDFAAAASAYDTATDFAGNAATLLSYAAAGVKALPLQAAGCTARPLGYYAAADPSGWAARSPPQYCAGKAGSMLSCWPNSAAAAARMAGAGGGAGGGGPGGGGGGGGGGGGGGGGGHGHPYLGEEAESLAAERSPLPGPEDAKPKDLSDSSWIETPSSIKSIDSTDSGIYEQAKRRRISPSDTPVSESSSPLKSEGLAQRDCDKTCAKDIGYYGFYSHS, from the exons ATGCAGTTAGAGCACTGTCTTTCTCCTTCTATCATGCTCTCCAAGAAATTTCTCAATGTAAGCAGCAGCTACCCACATTCGGGCGGATCCGAGCTTGTCTTGCACGATCATCCCATTATCTCGACCGCTGACAACCTGGAGAGAAGTTCACCTTTGAAAAAAATCACCAGGGGGATGACGAATCAGTCAGATACGGACAATTTTCCTGACTCCAAGGACTCACCAGGGGACGTCCAGAGAAGTAAACTCTCTCCTGTCTTGGACGGGGTCTCTGAGCTTCGTCACAGTTTCGATGGATCTGCTGCAGATCGCTATCTGCTCTCTCAGTCCAGCCAGCCCCAGTCCGCTGCCACTGCTCCCAGCACCATGTTCCCGTACCCCGGCCAGCACGGACCGGCTCACCCTGCCTTCTCCATCGGCAGCCCCGGCCGCTACATGGCACACCACCCCGTCATCACCAATGGAGCCTACAACAGCCTCCTGTCCAATTCTTCGCCTCAAGGCTACCCCGCGGCGGGCTACCCTTACCCCCAGCAATACGGGCACTCCTACCAAAGCGCGCCTTTCTACCAGTTCTCCTCCAGCCAGCCCGGGCTGGTGCCCGGCAAGGCTCAGGTCTACCTGTGCAACAGGCCACTCTGGCTGAAATTTCACCGGCATCAGACCGAGATGATCATCACCAAACagggaag GCGCATGTTTCCTTTTTTAAGTTTTAACATTTCTGGTCTCGATCCCACGGCTCATTACAATATTTTTGTGGATGTAATTTTGGCGGATcccaatcactggagatttcaaGGCGGCAAATGGGTTCCTTGCGGCAAAGCGGACACCAATGTACAAG GAAACCGGGTTTACATGCACCCCGATTCCCCCAATACCGGGGCTCACTGGATGCGCCAGGAAATCTCTTTTGGAAAATTAAAACTTACAAACAACAAAGGAGCTTCAAACAACAACGGGCAG ATGGTCGTTTTGCAGTCTTTGCACAAGTACCAGCCCCGCTTGCATGTGGTCGAAGTGAACGAAGACGGCACCGAGGATACCAACCAGCCAGGCAGAGTTCAGACTTTCACCTTCCCCGAGACCCAGTTCATTGCGGTCACCGCCTACCAAAACACCGAT atTACCCAACTGAAAATAGATCACAACCCCTTCGCCAAAGGCTTTCGGGACAACTATGACAC CATCTACACGGGCTGCGACATGGACCGGCTGACCCCGTCGCCCAACGACTCCCCGCGGTCGCAGATCGTGCCGGGCGCCCGCTACGCCATGGCCGGCTCCTTCCTGCAGGACCAGTTCGTCAGCAACTACGCCAAGGCCCGTTTCCACCCGGGcgcgggcgccgggccgggcccgggcagcGACCGCAGCGTCCCGCACACCAACGGGCTGCTGTCCCCGCAGCAGGCGGAGGAGCCCGGCGGCCCGGCGCCGCAGCGCTGGTTCGTCACGCCGGCCAACAACCGGCTGGACTTCGCGGCCGCGGCCTCGGCCTACGACACGGCCACCGACTTCGCCGGCAACGCCGCCACGCTGCTGTCCTACGCGGCGGCCGGGGTGAAAGCGCTCCCCCTGCAGGCGGCCGGCTGCACGGCGCGGCCGCTCGGCTACTACGCGGCCGCCGACCCGTCGGGCTGGGCCGCCCGCAGCCCCCCGCAGTACTGCGCCGGCAAGGCGGGCTCCATGCTGTCCTGCTGGCCCAACagcgcggccgccgccgcccgcatggccggggccggcgggggagccgggggaggaggccccggcggcggcggaggaggcggcggaggcggcggaggaggcggcggaggcggccacGGCCACCCCTACCTGGGCGAGGAGGCCGAGAGCCTGGCCGCCGAGCGCTCGCCGCTGCCCGGGCCCGAGGACGCCAAGCCCAAGGACCTGTCCGACTCCAGCTGGATCGAGACCCCCTCGTCCATCAAGTCCATCGACTCCACCGACTCTGGGATTTACGAGCAGGCCAAGCGGCGGCGGATCTCGCCCTCGGACACGCCCGTGTCCGAGAGCTCCTCTCCCCTGAAGAGCGAGGGCTTGGCCCAGAGGGACTGCGACAAGACCTGCGCCAAGGACATAGGCTACTACGGCTTCTATTCGCACAGCTAG
- the TBR1 gene encoding T-box brain protein 1 isoform X2, translating into MIGATRSQKFLNVSSSYPHSGGSELVLHDHPIISTADNLERSSPLKKITRGMTNQSDTDNFPDSKDSPGDVQRSKLSPVLDGVSELRHSFDGSAADRYLLSQSSQPQSAATAPSTMFPYPGQHGPAHPAFSIGSPGRYMAHHPVITNGAYNSLLSNSSPQGYPAAGYPYPQQYGHSYQSAPFYQFSSSQPGLVPGKAQVYLCNRPLWLKFHRHQTEMIITKQGRRMFPFLSFNISGLDPTAHYNIFVDVILADPNHWRFQGGKWVPCGKADTNVQGNRVYMHPDSPNTGAHWMRQEISFGKLKLTNNKGASNNNGQMVVLQSLHKYQPRLHVVEVNEDGTEDTNQPGRVQTFTFPETQFIAVTAYQNTDITQLKIDHNPFAKGFRDNYDTIYTGCDMDRLTPSPNDSPRSQIVPGARYAMAGSFLQDQFVSNYAKARFHPGAGAGPGPGSDRSVPHTNGLLSPQQAEEPGGPAPQRWFVTPANNRLDFAAAASAYDTATDFAGNAATLLSYAAAGVKALPLQAAGCTARPLGYYAAADPSGWAARSPPQYCAGKAGSMLSCWPNSAAAAARMAGAGGGAGGGGPGGGGGGGGGGGGGGGGGHGHPYLGEEAESLAAERSPLPGPEDAKPKDLSDSSWIETPSSIKSIDSTDSGIYEQAKRRRISPSDTPVSESSSPLKSEGLAQRDCDKTCAKDIGYYGFYSHS; encoded by the exons ATGATCGGCGCGACCAGGAGCCAG AAATTTCTCAATGTAAGCAGCAGCTACCCACATTCGGGCGGATCCGAGCTTGTCTTGCACGATCATCCCATTATCTCGACCGCTGACAACCTGGAGAGAAGTTCACCTTTGAAAAAAATCACCAGGGGGATGACGAATCAGTCAGATACGGACAATTTTCCTGACTCCAAGGACTCACCAGGGGACGTCCAGAGAAGTAAACTCTCTCCTGTCTTGGACGGGGTCTCTGAGCTTCGTCACAGTTTCGATGGATCTGCTGCAGATCGCTATCTGCTCTCTCAGTCCAGCCAGCCCCAGTCCGCTGCCACTGCTCCCAGCACCATGTTCCCGTACCCCGGCCAGCACGGACCGGCTCACCCTGCCTTCTCCATCGGCAGCCCCGGCCGCTACATGGCACACCACCCCGTCATCACCAATGGAGCCTACAACAGCCTCCTGTCCAATTCTTCGCCTCAAGGCTACCCCGCGGCGGGCTACCCTTACCCCCAGCAATACGGGCACTCCTACCAAAGCGCGCCTTTCTACCAGTTCTCCTCCAGCCAGCCCGGGCTGGTGCCCGGCAAGGCTCAGGTCTACCTGTGCAACAGGCCACTCTGGCTGAAATTTCACCGGCATCAGACCGAGATGATCATCACCAAACagggaag GCGCATGTTTCCTTTTTTAAGTTTTAACATTTCTGGTCTCGATCCCACGGCTCATTACAATATTTTTGTGGATGTAATTTTGGCGGATcccaatcactggagatttcaaGGCGGCAAATGGGTTCCTTGCGGCAAAGCGGACACCAATGTACAAG GAAACCGGGTTTACATGCACCCCGATTCCCCCAATACCGGGGCTCACTGGATGCGCCAGGAAATCTCTTTTGGAAAATTAAAACTTACAAACAACAAAGGAGCTTCAAACAACAACGGGCAG ATGGTCGTTTTGCAGTCTTTGCACAAGTACCAGCCCCGCTTGCATGTGGTCGAAGTGAACGAAGACGGCACCGAGGATACCAACCAGCCAGGCAGAGTTCAGACTTTCACCTTCCCCGAGACCCAGTTCATTGCGGTCACCGCCTACCAAAACACCGAT atTACCCAACTGAAAATAGATCACAACCCCTTCGCCAAAGGCTTTCGGGACAACTATGACAC CATCTACACGGGCTGCGACATGGACCGGCTGACCCCGTCGCCCAACGACTCCCCGCGGTCGCAGATCGTGCCGGGCGCCCGCTACGCCATGGCCGGCTCCTTCCTGCAGGACCAGTTCGTCAGCAACTACGCCAAGGCCCGTTTCCACCCGGGcgcgggcgccgggccgggcccgggcagcGACCGCAGCGTCCCGCACACCAACGGGCTGCTGTCCCCGCAGCAGGCGGAGGAGCCCGGCGGCCCGGCGCCGCAGCGCTGGTTCGTCACGCCGGCCAACAACCGGCTGGACTTCGCGGCCGCGGCCTCGGCCTACGACACGGCCACCGACTTCGCCGGCAACGCCGCCACGCTGCTGTCCTACGCGGCGGCCGGGGTGAAAGCGCTCCCCCTGCAGGCGGCCGGCTGCACGGCGCGGCCGCTCGGCTACTACGCGGCCGCCGACCCGTCGGGCTGGGCCGCCCGCAGCCCCCCGCAGTACTGCGCCGGCAAGGCGGGCTCCATGCTGTCCTGCTGGCCCAACagcgcggccgccgccgcccgcatggccggggccggcgggggagccgggggaggaggccccggcggcggcggaggaggcggcggaggcggcggaggaggcggcggaggcggccacGGCCACCCCTACCTGGGCGAGGAGGCCGAGAGCCTGGCCGCCGAGCGCTCGCCGCTGCCCGGGCCCGAGGACGCCAAGCCCAAGGACCTGTCCGACTCCAGCTGGATCGAGACCCCCTCGTCCATCAAGTCCATCGACTCCACCGACTCTGGGATTTACGAGCAGGCCAAGCGGCGGCGGATCTCGCCCTCGGACACGCCCGTGTCCGAGAGCTCCTCTCCCCTGAAGAGCGAGGGCTTGGCCCAGAGGGACTGCGACAAGACCTGCGCCAAGGACATAGGCTACTACGGCTTCTATTCGCACAGCTAG